Genomic segment of Alcanivorax borkumensis SK2:
GAACGGATCGACCCGTAGCCTGCCATGCTCAATAAACGGACGGGCTTGGCCCCGGGTACGACGCAATAGGGCCTGTAAGCGCGCTGCCAGCTCGCCCAAATCAAACGGCTTAATCAGGTAATCATCGGCGCCGCGCTGCAAGCCATCAATGCGGTCTTGCACGGCGTCTCGGGCGGTGAGGATCAATACCGGCACCGTCAGCCCAGCCTCACGCCATTGGCAAAGGGCTTCACTACCCTCTTGGTCGGGCAGTCCTAGATCTAGCACCAACGCATCAAAATCCACGCTTTTCCAAGCGGCCAGGCCGTCCCGCGCAAGCGTCACCCAGGCTACGGTAAATCCCATGGCTTGTAGACCGGCCTGAATACCGTCGCCTAACAGAGCATCATCTTCGATCAATAAAATATGCATGCCGTTCTGACCCGGTTAGGCTGCTCAAGTTGCAACCCAGTGTATGCTCCGCCAGTTAACTCACGGTTAATGGAGCCGGGTCACACTGGTGACTTCTTGATTGGAGATACCGTGGACACAGTCATTATTGGGCCTCTGGCCCTGCCGGCAGGCACCTTCGTGGTGCTGGTCGGGTTTTTCGCCGCTACCCTGGCTAGCCTGTGGTGGCAACGACGCGGCCAACGCATTGAAGCAACACTTTGGTTGATTGCGGTTACCGCCGTGTTTGGTGCCCGTCTGGCATTTGTGTTGCGCTACCACAACCAATATGAATCTTGGCTGGCCATGCTCGATATCCGTGACGGAGGCTGGTGGTGGCCCGGTGTACTACTGGCCCTGCCGGTGCTGGCCGTTAGCCTGTTCCGACACACCCGCGTTCGGGCTGCGCTGCTATCCACCTGTGCAGCCGCCATGCTCACCATGACGGTGACGCTTGCTGCTCTGCAGGCATTGTCGCCAACACCCAGCCCGCTACCTGACGTCACGCTGTATAACCTAGAAGGGGAGACCGCCACAC
This window contains:
- a CDS encoding TlpA disulfide reductase family protein yields the protein MDTVIIGPLALPAGTFVVLVGFFAATLASLWWQRRGQRIEATLWLIAVTAVFGARLAFVLRYHNQYESWLAMLDIRDGGWWWPGVLLALPVLAVSLFRHTRVRAALLSTCAAAMLTMTVTLAALQALSPTPSPLPDVTLYNLEGETATLKSAANGVTLVNLWATWCPPCRREMPVLESAQQRYPDVRFILVNQGENPTQVRQYLTEEQLHFEYLLLDPHTDLGRYAGNRGLPLTLLFDNKGQEVARHFGPLSDASLHHFLNHNLSGDTP
- a CDS encoding response regulator, which produces MHILLIEDDALLGDGIQAGLQAMGFTVAWVTLARDGLAAWKSVDFDALVLDLGLPDQEGSEALCQWREAGLTVPVLILTARDAVQDRIDGLQRGADDYLIKPFDLGELAARLQALLRRTRGQARPFIEHGRLRVDPFRQQVWLADKEVELQRREMALLLALLQSQGRLLTADQLADRVYGWMDGVESNALTVHIHNLRRKLDSRIVETVRGGGYRLGAPL